A part of Capsicum annuum cultivar UCD-10X-F1 chromosome 6, UCD10Xv1.1, whole genome shotgun sequence genomic DNA contains:
- the LOC107875408 gene encoding scarecrow-like protein 14 has translation MNTSTHFPSDHRSSDRFEFCHRFALNNNLGIASDQFSRRGGGVGGGGVNDVFCFPRSMPPSDEELVIGSGSDRTVVEGDYFDGVFKYIQQMLMEDQDDLENRPCMFPDCIALQAAEKSFYDVLNPPPVHRDSPHFQDDAYRDAVNQFVESTSNADLDGDQCSLLYASGLNNYHQAGAANSGYVNSADANNYRQANEANGVNDQGVKSNKKHTREENGDTSKGGNSKQFASNGAEETGDKEAEEHYDKALLCPGMNPSFYENRSKTATSLDNAAWDKQKSSHIKLSKRGRPRGTKNGMKKNEVVDLTSLLTRCAEAAATYNSKTFIQVLDKIKQHSSPFGDATARLAYYFANALEARFAGGDATLATSKRISAAEFLKAYQIYIAACPFKRMSNIFANKSIAKLTSASPRVHIIDFGILYGFQWPCIIHGISLRPGGPPRLRITGIDFPQPGFRPAERVEETGRHLEEYCKRFNVPFEYKALAKKWDEIKLEDLDIDRDETLVVNCLYRLKNVHDETVVTHGNKNPREAVLNLIKEINPHYFVHGIVNAMYNASFFTTRFREALFHFSSQFDMFEATMPREDEGRMTFEQEVFGRDIMNVIACEGTERVERPESYKQWSVRNQIAGFRQLPLDQDIVKEVKTKVKMFYHADFLVDEDSNWMLQGWKGRIMYALSVWEPVHK, from the coding sequence atGAATACTAGCACTCATTTTCCAAGTGATCATAGATCATCTGATAGATTTGAATTTTGTCATCGTTTTGCTTTGAATAATAATCTTGGCATTGCAAGTGATCAGTTTAGTCGTCGTGGCGGCGGAGTTGGAGGAGGAGGAGTCAATGATGTTTTCTGCTTTCCAAGAAGCATGCCGCCATCAGATGAAGAACTTGTTATTGGTAGTGGCAGTGATCGGACAGTAGTCGAAGGCGATTACTTTGATGGAGTTTTTAAGTATATACAACAGATGCTTATGGAAGATCAAGATGATTTGGAGAACAGGCCTTGTATGTTTCCAGATTGTATTGCTCTTCAGGCTGCTGAGAAGTCTTTTTATGATGTCCTCAATCCTCCTCCAGTTCATCGCGATAGTCCTCATTTTCAAGATGATGCTTATCGCGATGCTGTGAATCAATTTGTTGAGTCTACTTCCAATGCTGATCTAGATGGTGACCAGTGTTCACTTTTATATGCTTCTGGTTTAAACAATTATCATCAAGCTGGTGCTGCCAATAGCGGTTATGTGAACTCAGCGGATGCAAACAATTATCGTCAAGCTAACGAAGCCAATGGCGTCAACGATCAAGGGGTGAAATCAAACAAGAAGCACACTCGAGAAGAAAATGGAGATACTTCAAAAGGGGGAAATTCGAAGCAGTTTGCGAGTAATGGAGCAGAGGAAACAGGGGATAAAGAAGCAGAGGAGCATTACGATAAGGCGCTTCTTTGTCCAGGCATGAATCCTTCCTTCTATGAGAATCGATCGAAAACAGCAACATCGTTGGATAATGCAGCATGGGACAAGCAAAAGAGCTCTCATATAAAGTTGTCTAAACGCGGTAGGCCTCGCGGCACCAAAAACGGCATGAAGAAGAATGAAGTAGTAGATCTCACTAGTCTCCTAACACGTTGCGCGGAGGCTGCAGCCACCTACAACAGCAAGACATTCATTCAAGTTCTCGATAAAATTAAGCAGCACTCTTCACCCTTTGGAGATGCTACTGCAAGATTGGCGTATTACTTCGCCAATGCCCTTGAAGCTCGTTTTGCTGGTGGAGATGCAACGTTGGCCACAAGCAAGAGAATATCAGCTGCGGAGTTCTTAAAAGCTTATCAGATCTACATCGCTGCCTGTCCATTCAAGAGGATGTCAAACATATTCGCTAACAAGTCCATCGCGAAATTAACAAGTGCATCACCAAGGGTTCACATAATAGATTTCGGGATCCTATATGGATTTCAATGGCCTTGTATAATACACGGGATTTCCCTTAGGCCCGGGGGACCTCCAAGGCTTCGGATCACAGGAATTGATTTCCCTCAGCCAGGTTTTCGACCAGCTGAGAGAGTCGAGGAGACAGGACGACACTTGGAGGAATATTGCAAGAGGTTTAATGTTCCCTTTGAGTATAAAGCACTAGCAAAGAAATGGGATGAGATTAAACTCGAAGATCTAGATATCGACAGAGATGAGACACTGGTGGTCAATTGTTTGTACAGGCTAAAGAATGTCCACGACGAAACGGTAGTAACTCATGGCAACAAAAATCCCAGAGAAGCTGTCCTTAACTTGATCAAGGAAATAAATCCCCATTACTTTGTCCATGGGATCGTTAACGCCATGTACAATGCCTCTTTCTTCACAACAAGATTCCGCGAGGCCTTATTCCATTTCTCGTCACAGTTTGACATGTTTGAAGCCACCATGCCACGAGAAGATGAAGGAAGGATGACGTTTGAGCAGGAAGTGTTCGGAAGAGACATCATGAACGTCATAGCTTGTGAAGGGACGGAGAGAGTTGAGAGGCCGGAAAGTTACAAGCAATGGTCAGTGAGGAATCAGATAGCGGGGTTCAGACAACTTCCATTGGATCAAGACATCGTCAAGGAAGTAAAGACCAAGGTGAAAATGTTTTATCATGCCGATTTTCTGGTAGACGAAGATAGCAACTGGATGTTACAGGGCTGGAAAGGAAGAATCATGTATGCACTCTCAGTTTGGGAGCctgtacataaataa